DNA from Desulfitobacterium chlororespirans DSM 11544:
GTCATTGACTACGGCAGGCAATTCCGAAAAAAGCGGGTTTTGCTTGATGCTGGCTATTTTGTCCTCTGCGCTGACCTCTCCATAGTTGATAATGACAATTATCTCAGGCTTGCTGTCGATTATTTTTTCTTTATTGGCAAACAACCAGGCTTTAGAAGCATCGGAAAAGATGTTGTTCCCCCCGGCAAGTGATATAAAGTCCGAGAGTGCTGCGCTGCCTGCTGTAAAAATCATTCCGGCGTCTTCAGAATCATAGACAAAAATTGGCACCGGCTTTTCGATTTCCCCCAGGTTTTCACTCACACTGTTAACCTTTGCTGCCATCTCACCCACTAATTCTTCAGCACGTTTTTCAACATCAAAGATACGACCTAATGTCAGGATTTCAGTATACACGTCATCCATCTTAGTATTTGGCATACTATAGACACTGCTTAAATAAATCGGGATTCCTGTCTTCTCGACATTGGACAGTGCGGTAATTTTCCCTGAATCGCCCAAAGTAAGGATATTAGCGTAAATAAAATCCGGATTTGTAGCGACAATTTCTTCGAAGGTGGGGTAACCGGTAAATACACCTCCCGCAGCAGTAACTTCTTCCCCGACAACATTCAGGGAATTCCAGATATCCTGATACTCCGGAGCCACTTGTTGGCTCATATCCGGCGCCACCCCGACTATTTTATCCTCCAGGCCAAGGGCCAAGAGTATCTCAGCATTGGTAGTCGATACCACAAAAACCGATTGAGGTATCTTTTCAATAGATACTTGCCTGTTAAAATTCGGAACAATAAAGGGCTTAAAGTTTGCGTCAGCGGCGGATTCATCAGCTTGTTGATCCACTGAATTCTGGCTGCAGGCGGTAAGTGTAAAAACCAGCAGCACACTCATCAATAAGAGAACCATAGACCTTGCGACCTTTTTCATTAATAAACCTCCCTATAATAAATAAATTTTAAACCATAAGTTAGCGCAAGCTAACCCTGATTTAAAATTATACAAAAAAATCGCCCAAGCACAACAGAATCACCTCTGATTTTATAATAGTTTACAATTAGGTTACCCTTGTCTTTTTAATTAGCGTAACTTAATATTACAAACATAAAGCCATCGTCTTCTTGTCAAGGAGGTGCTCAAACATGTGTGCAGCTATTCTGATTGTTGATGACAGTGAGGATATCCGGGAGGGTGTTGGGATCTTGCTGGAGAGTGAAGGCTATCAAGTCCTCACTGCCGACAGCGGTGAAACAGCCCTCGGCTTACTGCAGGATCGGCAGACTATTGATTTAATCATTTTGGACATTATGATGCCCGGCCAATCCGGCTTTGAGACCTGCCGGGAAATCAGGGAAATCACTATTGCGCCCATTTTATTTTTATCCGCCAAGGCCGGGATCGAGGATAAGGAAACCGGCCTTATTATCGGGGGAGATGATTATTTGCCCAAACCCTTTTCCCCCGTTGAGCTGGTGGCCAGAATCAAGGCTCTGCTGCGCAGATACGCTGTTTACCAAGGAAAAGACCATAATGTAAGCTCAGATGTGATCAAGATCAGGGAATTGCATATTTACCCCTCAGCTGAGGAAGTGATCCTTGCCGGTAAACGTATTCCTTTACGCCATATGGAATACCGCCTGTTGGTGCATCTGGCTTTGCACAGGGGCAGAATATTTTCCGCCGAGGAATTGTACGAGACCCTCTGGATGCAGCCCTTTTTGCCCCTTTCCAATCATACGGTGGTAACTCATATCAAAAACCTGCGGCAAAAGATTGAACATGATCCCAAAGACCCTAAGTATATACTCACAGTCTGGGGAAAGGGGTATCGGATTGTTTAAAAAAATACTGGCCAGAAGGCTGGTCTTATCCGTCATTCTGGCGTTTATCTGCGCCGGTCTTGTTTTTATCCTATCGCAACAATTATTTTCCTACGGGATAGAAGTTAAATATGCAGACGGGGCTTATTTGAAGCAGAGAATGGCGGAAGAGGCAGCTGATTTTCAGCACTATATCACGGAAAATGATGTTGCCATTCATGATTTCTCTAAAATCTCCCATTGGGTGGATACCACGAAGATTACAAGCATTTCGCTGTATGAAGATAACCGCCTCATTTATCATTCTGCCCTTCCTTATCAGGCGGAGACCCCGGACAGCGGCATCCGGCATGAGCCCCTGCCGTGGAAGGAATTGTACCCGGTTCATTTCCGGGATGGAGACGGGTTACTGAACCTGTCTCTTGATTTCAAACATTACGATTATGATCTTGCCCTGCTCTTGAGTCTATTAATATTCTTTACCGTCTTTTTGGGCATCGTATTGTTTTTCGTTCATCGCAAAACATTCTACCTGCTGGAATTGGAACAGCAGGTTCTGCTCATGCAGGGAGGAAAACTGGACATAGCCATACCTTTAAGAGGAAGTGATGAAATCACTTCTTTAGCCGAAAACCTCGATGGAATACGCCAGGTGCTAATCAAACAAAAGCAAACTCAAGAAGCTCTTCAAAAATTCGCAGCTACCATGTCTCATGATATTCGCACACCACTAGCCGCCTTAATTGTCTATCTGGACATTATTTTGAATAAGCGTGTCTCGGATGACCAGCGTTTGCAGCAGTATTTGGTCAAAAGTGTTGAAAAGGCCAATCAACTGAAAAGCCTCACCGATCACCTCTTTGCTTATTTTGTGGGATCTGAACGGCAGTCCATAGAGGTTGAAGAAAACCTGAACCGTACAGATTTTGAAAAACTGGTCTTTGATGGGATATTTCTGCTGGAATCCAGCGGATTTACTGTTAAAACAACTCTGACTCATCAGCAGTATTCTTTAAGACTATCCAGGCAATCCATGGAACGTATACTCGATAACGTATTTGCCAATATCTTAAAATACGCAACGACCGATAAGCCTGTTATCATCAAAATCACCTTGGCTGAAGAAATGCTGACTCTATGTTTTGCCAACGGAACCAAACCAGAAGCCAAAAATTCGGAGAACGCCGGCATGGGTATCAAAAATACCCGCACTGTTGCAGAGCAATATCATGGCAGCCTGACCGAAACCCAGTCCGAGCATGACTATTCCATTGAAATTGCCCTACCTGTAGAAGTGCCTAAAGCTATTTTTGCCTTGCAGGCAACGAATATCGAAACTCTGATCGCCCTTGGTTTACAGGATAAAATTGTCGGTGTGTCAACAGGACATGCTGCTGATTTTTTACCTGAATATCAAGAAATTTACAATTCCTTAAACTGCCTGGAGGGAAATACTTTCCGGTGTCACAACTATCCTCCCTTTGAAGTCGTAGTGAGTACAAAACCGGACTTTATCTACGGCACATCTTTTTCTCTGGACATCACCCGAATCATTTCCCTGTTGAAAAATGTTGACAAGGCCAGCATCACTACTTATATCAACAAGCCCACGAACATGTTCAATGCCCGGATGGATGATGTCTATGAAGAAATTCTGACCTTAGGCCGCATCTTTAACGTGGAGGAGCGGGCCGGGGAAGTGGTGCAAAGCATGTCGGCAAAAATCAAGGAAGTGCAGGGTAAATTAGGCAGCATCGAAGAGCCTGTTCCAGTGTTTGTCTTCGATTCTGAGGAGGACGGAATGTTCTTTACTGCAGGCAGTGCTCTTCTTTCCAATATGATTGAGCTGGCCGGCGGCAAAAACATCTTTGCCGCCGCCAACCGAAACTGGTTATTTGTTAGTCATGAAGAAATTACCCAGGGCAGACCTGAGGCGGTTGTAGTTATCGATTATGGGAAAACCGGCCCGGAGGATAAAATCACCTCTTTTAAAAACAACCCGCTTTTTTCGGAACTGCCTGCGGTAGTCAAGGATAAATTTATCATTGTAAGTCTCAACGATGTTTTACCCGGCACCCGCAACGCTGACTGCGTAGAGAAGCTGTCCAGAGGCTTTCATCTCCAAGCCCCTTCACCACATCCTATCAATTAGGGCTGATGGAGAACATGAGTCAGCCCATTTGGAATAGTATTGTTATGATTAAAACAATATAAAAGCGCGCCATATTTCCCATAAAAAATAAGCCGATTAGGACAAATTACATCCCAACCGGCTTACTCCCCACACCACTATTGCTTAATCAGGCATTTTTCCACAGGCATAATAAAGCAAATGCCATTGGCGGGGGATTTCAACCCCGCCTTTTCCCCGATGGCTGCCATGACCTTTTCCACCACATCCCCGCTTACGATACTTAAGATGATTTCTTTTTCAGTATCGACGGTAATCCCCATAATCGATTTATGCACCGGGCCGGAACCGCGGGCGTTGATGACGGTCCCTCCCCCTGCCCCGGCCTGGCGGGCGATTTCCACCACCTCGTCGGCGAAGCCGGCATTGACGATGATATAGAGAGCTTTTAGGTTGTTATTATTATCGTTTTCCATTTTAACAGTCTCCTGTAGTTTATTTATAATCTCCTGCAATTTAAATTGCTAAAAGTGTCCAAGGCACTAACATCGCTTAGCAAGCGACAGCTCTTCCACAGGTGTCGTAAAGGCAATTCCTGTGTTCGGCCGATCAAAGTTGAATTTCTTGATCAGCATTTCCAGCACGGCATCGGTTTTTTCTCCAGGCAGCAGACAGGTTATGACCACCTTGTTTTCTTCCGGCACCATCCCCAGTATGCTTTTAAGGTACCCCGCGTTGACCGTACCCCGGCCATAGACAATGTTGACCAGCCGCCCTCCCGTCTCCGTGAGGGCCTCTAAGAGCGCCTCTTTTTGCTTTCTTCCGGCGATCAGCGTCAGAAAAACCAAGCCGTTTAAACAATTATTCATGACGATCCTTTACCTCCATGGCTAAGCCCTCTTCCTTCGTATTTTTCTGAACATCCTTGGTTTCAGCAGTTCCGGCCTGGGCGGCAAGCGCTGCCAATTCCTCAAGCTCCTCTGCCTCAGCCTCAGTGATGAGTTTCTGTTCTTTTTTAAGCCGTATATCATAGATTATGCCTAAAGCCTGCACGGCGATTAAGGGCGTAACCGAGATAAAGGCAATAATCCCGAACCCGTTGATCAAAACCGACTGGGCACCTGGTCCTGCTGAAGCGGCTACAGCCTGGGCCGTTCCGAGGGTAAGGGGAGTTAAAAAGGCTGATGTCAAGGCACCTCCTGTAACTCCTCCCGAGTCGAAGGCCAGACCCACGAAAAGCCGGGAGGAAAATCTGAGCATAATCAGCGCTATAGCATAGAGAGGAATCAAAAACCAAAGAATATTGATTTGAGTCAGGATCTTCACCATGCAGATCAAGGCGGCAAAGCCTATACCGATGGCCAAGGTCATGCGTATCGACATTTTCGTAATATGACCGTTGGTTATTTCTTCAAGCTGTTCCCCCAGTACGGTGACGGCCGGTTCCGACAAGGTGATGGCGGCGCCCAGCACAAACCCGACCACCAGCAGCAGCCATTTAAACCAACCAGGGCGGGCAGCATCCAGAAAGACTTCACCAATATATTTGCCGGCGAAGGCAAAGCCGAAATCGATTCCCGACAAAAAGATGAGCAGACCGACGTAGACGACAAGGGTTCCCAGCAGAATCTTGACAAACTCCCTCTGCGACAGCTTAATCAGAAAAAGCTGAAAGGGTAAAAATACAATCACAATCGGGAACAGGGCCAGGGCAACGCCTCCCATATTGTCCAGAATGATTTCACCGAGATGCTCCACCGCACCCGGATTATACAGCCCGGCGGGAGGGATTACTCCCCCATAGGCCGCTTTGAGCACGAGACCATAAATAAACACCGCCAGGATCGGACCCACTGAGGCCAAGCCAATGATGCCGAAGGTGTCTTCATTGGTTTTGGATTTGGACATAGTAGCGGAAATCCCCAAACCTAAGGCCAGGATAAAGGGCACTGACACATCACCCGTAGTTGCTCCGCTGCCATCGAAGGCCAAAGCGATGAACTGTTCAGGAACAAAAATGACCACCATAAAGATCACAATATAAAACACAGCGAAAACGATTTTGATACTCAAGTCTTTCAAAATTCTGAACAGGGAGAACCCGACAAACAGGCCTATTCCCGTGCTCAGAACCCATACGAAGAGCATTTCGTTGACGCCTGCCATAATCATATGAGTCTGCTTTGCCAATACCCACAGGGCCGGTTCAGCGACGGTGGCCAGAAGTCCGAACAAAAAACCGACTATAATAATGAAAAGGGCTTTTTTCAGCCGGATCAGTGAACTGCCCACCAGTTTTCCTATAGGCAGAATACTGATATCAAGTCCGTTCAAAAACAAAGCCTGACCGACAACCACACCCAGATAGCCCACGGCCAGCTTTACGTAATCGTAAGCATTTTCCATGGGCGCTACAAAACCGCACACAATGATAATCACTGCGGCCAGGGGCAGGGACGATATGAAAACTTCTTTAAGCGTGTTAAAGTATTTCATGTTGATTATTATAGCACAGGCACAAGTATCTTGTCTTTTTCTGCCAACACTTTATCACCGGAAGAATTCTTGTTCAGCCACCAGAGTAGCCAAACATTATAGACAGAACCTCCCTTACAGTGTAAAATTACACTATAAGGGAGGTCTTTCTTATGACTGAACATCCGTTTTCCGCCGTTCCTACCTACATAGAGAAGAAGTTTAAGAACCTGGTGCTGTCATGACCAGTATCCTGTTTGATGTTTTTTACCGCTCCTATGATAACTTTATGAAAACTTTCCGGCTGGACGATCATGAGGCTGTCCTCAGCCAGATCAGGGCTCTGACCGCTAAAGGCCGGCCCGGGCAGCCTGAACCCCTTAAGATCGCCGATATCGGCGGGGGTACGGGGGTATTGGCTCATAGCCTACTGGAGCTGGGCCATGACGTTACCATCATCGACCCGGCCCAGAGGATGACGGCCATCGCTAAAGAACGGAACCTCCGGGTTACAGTTATTAATGAAACCTTGGCAAAGGTAAGCCCGGAGCCCCTCTACGATGTAATCATTTTAAGAGATTGTTTTCACCACATTGCGGATCAAGAACCGGCACTGAGCAAACTATCCCAAATCCTTCAGGATGATGGGCTGCTGATCATTCAGGATTTCTCTCCTGGTAGTTTAAGAGCTCAACTGCTCTTTACACTGGAACGGTGTCTGCTGGAAAAAATCTATCCCATCCCATCTGCCACCCTGGCCGCCATGATGGTCCAGGCCGGTTTTAACAGCACCATTGTCCGGCTGAACAGCCGCGATTATCTGGTGACAGGCACTAAAGAAAAACCTGCAGAGGTGGAACTATGAGCAAGCTTCGTTTGTATCCTAAAGTGGCCCGTTTGTTTCTGGGCGGGCACATCGTAGCCGGCGAGGATATCGGCAGCTCCTACAGTCTGGTCAGCCCCGGCTACGAGCAATGGTTTTTAAGCACCATGCACCGCTATAATGATGAAATGATTGGGGAATTAAGCAAACACCTGGACCCTTCCCAATCCTTACAGATCCTGGACCTGGCCGCAGGAACCGGCTACAATGCCCAAGCCATGCAGGGGTTGTTTCCTGCCTCCCGGCTGACCCTGGTCGATATTTCCTCCGGCATGCTGAGGGAGGCCCGCCAAAACCTTGGTGAAGATGCTTCCCTGATCACCTCCGATATGCTGCACTATTTGGCGGACTGCGCCGATGGTACCTTTGATGTTGTGATCTGCGCCTGGGCCATCAAATACCGGAACCCCCTGCAAGTCATCCGGCACTGCCACAGGGTTCTGAAACCGGGGGGTTATCTGGCCGTTATCGTCAATACCAAAGACACCCTGCCCCAAGTGGCCCACATCTACCCCCGGCTGTTAGCCCGGCATGTTCATAAAATCACCAAGTTGATGCTGCCTCTGCCCAATCCCCGCAATTTAGCAGCCTTCGACGGCTGGTTCCAGAAATATTCCTTCACTAAAATTAAGAGCCAAGCGGGATTTCAGGATTTTAATTTCCCGACAAGCCGGGAATTAGCTGAATTTATCGTATCCACCGGCGCTCTGGCCGGTTTCGACATTATGCTGGATTTAAGAGATCCCGCCGTTTTCGCCGATCTGGTCCAGCTCTTAACCGACCATCATTTTACCGGAACCACCCACCGCTATGTGTACGGGATTTACCAAAAACCCAGCTGCAGCCAACGCAATCTTCGAAGGAGGAAAGCCAATGAATAAACGGATGATCGCCCGGATGTGCCTGGACAAGGGGACTCTGGCCAATTTTCTGGAAATCCACCGCCGGTTCTCCCCCTCCCCCAACTACCGGCTGAAGAACATGGTCCAATGCGGCCTCAATGCCATTAAACACGACCGGTTGATCCGGCATGAGCAGAGCTATCTCCTGAACTCCTTTATTCCCCCCCTTAATTCTCCTGCCTTTTTGAATATAGCCCTGCAGGTACCGGGAGAAGGGGCAGATTTTTTCGATAATCATGTCCAGGGGAAGCGCCTGGCTCCCATTTCCGCTTATATCGCCGTCACCGGGAAATGCCGGTACAACTGCTGGCATTGCAGTGCGGCCTCTGCCGGACAAAATGAACTGAGCACCCCCTCCCTGATCAGGATTATTCAAAAACTGCAGGATCTAGGGGTGGGAATCATCGGTTTTACCGGGGGCGAGCCCCTGCTCAGGGATGATCTGGAAGAGATTATTGCTGCTGTGGACCGGCAGAAAAGCATGGTCCTGGTGTTTTCCACCGGCTTTAACCTGACTCTAGAGCGGGCGGCAGCTTTAAAGTCGGCGGGATTATTCGGCATCGCCCTCAGCCTGGATTCCGTGCGGAAAGAAAAGCATGATGAGCTGAGAGGATATCCGGGAGCCTACGACCATGCTTTGAACGGAATCAGGAATGCCCGGGAAGCAGGGCTGTATACCATGAGCCAGACGGTGGGCACCCGGGAGCTTATGGCAGAAGGAGAACTATTTGCACTGGCGGAAATGCTCAAGGGGGAAGGAATCCACGAAATGCGGATCGTGGAACCTCTTCCCTGCGGCAAATTGTCCGGCCCCCATGCTGCCCTGCTTTATGCGGAGGAACAAGACCGGCTCAAACAGCTGCATATCACTTTAAACGGTGATCTGCGCTACCCGAAGGCTTCCGTCTTTCCCTATTTTGAGTCTGCCGAACAGTTCGGCTGCGGTGCCGGCACCCAGCACAGCTATGTGGATACCGCCGGCAACTTCGGTCTCTGTGACTTTTTAGAGGACCTCAGATATGGAAATCTTTTGACCGACGATGTCCGGGAAGTATGGCAGAAGATGCACCAGGCTTCCGGCGGGCCAAAATGCTCCTGCCTGGCTAAAGGCTCCTGCCCTCCTGCCCTCCCTAAATTTTATCGCCTGCTGGGTGGGATTCAGCCATGAAATCAGGCCATGGCACCCTAACCTATGGCGGCTTTACCATCCACTACGCCTTATACGGCAAAGGCAGCCCTCTCCTTTGCCTCCACGGTCTGAATTTAGATGGGAGGATGTTCGCCGGTAAAAACATGAAAGAACTGTTTCCGGACAGGATGATCGTGGCCCTGGACCTGCCCGGTTATGGCCGTTCCAACTTTATCCCTGGGGCAGGCGTTTTGGAAATCGGCAAGCTGATCGATCAGGTAGCCGACAAACTGGGTTTAAACCAGTTTGAATTGTGCGGATTTTGCCTGGGGGGAATTTTTGCCTTGGATTATGCCATCCGCAACCCAGACCGTCTATCCAGACTGTATCTGATCGAAACCATGATCTATCTGCCCTGGTGGATGACCCTCTGCAATACTCCCTTTTTTCGTGTCCTCTATCAAAAATTCAGCCATAACAAATTGTGTCTTGCCCTCCTGGAACTGGCCCCCGCCCTGAAGGGCCTGGCCAAACTACAAAGCCTGAAGCTTACCTCCAGGCTCTGGAACAACCAAGTTAATTCTTTCTACATCGACATGATGAAGGAATACCAAAAAATCGATCACATCCAAAGAAGCAGAGCGGTATCCTGCGAAACCATGCTGATCTTTTCCGATCAGTCTTTCAAGATGATTCGCAAGACCAACTATGGCTTACAGGCAGCAATTAGGCACTCTACCCTGTACCGGCTTCCCAATGGCGGGCATTTTTCTCCGATATCCGGATCATCCTCTCTCCGAACCGTGATGAACGTATGCCGCCGCAGCCGGTAATCACTTAACGCACCCCGACCGGGCAAAATTTCATGCAATTAAAACAGTAATACTGCATTCCCATAGAGCCAGCTTGTTGTAGCCGCCCATATCTTTCCTCCATAAACATATTTTTTTGTTCTTCTGGTGAGCTGCCGCTGAACTCTTGCCAAAAGGCGATGTTCGCCCCTAAGCCATAAGGCTGGGAGTTCCTGATACACTTGCCGACACTTGTTTTGCCGGCTTCGTCAAGTGCCCCGGCCGGGCAGTTCCTGACGCACAGATCGCAGTGCCTGCACAGGTCCTGTTCTATTTTTTCATTCGGCTCGATCTCAAGGTTGGTGATCAGCGCCGTCAGCCCGATCCGTGTTCCGAAGCGCGGATGAATAACGAGGTTGTGCCGGCCAAAGGTTCCCATTCCAGCGGCCACCGCCGCGTGGCGCTGGGAAAAGTCTGCTATTGCCGGTCTGTCCTTATGTAATTCCATAGGATAAGAATATGGCATATCCACGACCTTGGCCCGAAATTCTCTTTTCAGGAAGCGATTGATCTGATAGCTGCAGGACCGCTGAAAAGAGTTCATGTCCAGACGACCGTTCATGGCGATCGTGACACTGGGGCTTTCGCATGTATCCAGCTCCTGGAAAACCAAAGAGATAATCGTCCTGGCCTCCGGCAAGAAACTTGCGATGGGGTAGGATTTTGGGCTGTGGTAATCTTCGACTTTTGCAAACCCCACATCATCGACGCCTAAATCCAAAATAAACTTTTTAATCTTTTCTTTCATGGGTTTACGTCCTCCTCACTATTTAATCGGCCGGGATGAACGGCTCACAACAACGTGCATATACACATATTATTCCTTAAAAGGCGCCCGTCTTTAGTTGCCTTATACTCCTTCACCTCAAGGGGCAAGCGCTTCCAGCTTCGACAGCAATTCAACAAGCTTGGCCAGGTCTTCTTCACCCATATATTCTTTTAACGATGCTTGAGCCACTCCCCATAACTTCCAGCCCCTAGCTACGGCATCTTTTCCTTTATCCGTCAACAAGATTTGCCGGGTACGTGAATCTTTGCCCTGCTTAATCTCAAGGAATTCGGCCTCAATCAATGGTTTCATATTGCGGTTCAGAGTCGTGCGATCAATACGCATCCTTTTGGCCAGTTCGCTGATCGTGGCTGTTTCTGCTATTTCAAGATGCTTGAGCAGGGATAGTTGGGAAGTGGTGATTCCACTGGGCTTTAGTATGTCATCATAAAATTGGGTAACAGCCCGGGAAGCCCTGCGGATATTTATGCAATGACAGGGGCTGGGTCGCTTCGGATTGATCTGTTGTTTCATAATCGGGTGCCTTCCATCATGTTATTTGCGCCGGAATTATGTGCATATACACATTTATTTTACTATTGCCCCCTCCAAGGTGTCAATCATTCAAATACCTCTTACCGCTGCAAGACAAAAGAAAAAATCAATTTCTATTATTATTTCAGTTATTTTACCCCCATCCTTGCCATAGCATAGCAAAGACGGGGGTGAATCTATGCCTTTCAGTCTTGGTGAATTATTGGTTGTGACGATGATCATTCATATGATCGATACCTTTGCCTACGCCGTACGCCTGAACTCTGTCAAAACCGGCCAGTTTGCTTTATCAGTCACCCTGTTCAACCTCTTTTACCTCATCTCCCTCGTTGCCCATACCATTCAAGCCCCTATGATCGGCAGCTTGATCGACAGTTCCATCAGCCAGAGCATAGATCCCCTTCCTCAATTGCGCAGACTCATCTTGGCGGCCACGGCCGGCACCTTTGCCGGCATCCTTTTTATGCCCACTTTTTTGCAGTTTTTTCACCGCGCTGTGTTTAATTTGGAGAGGGCCGGTTCCGTTCCTGCCATTGTGCGGGAGGCTGTAAAGATACGCAGCCCGGGCCGGTTGCTGCATTATTTTACTTTGCCGAGCAAAAAAATGGTTCGCAATCTTCCCTTCCAAAAAATCCCCAAAGAACTGATCGCTCTTAACACCCTGGTTACCGGCATATACACCGTCGGGGGCATGTCGGCCTATTATGCCGCTATCCTTGTTCCGGAAGGACACCGCCTGGCAGCGGCTGCTTCAGCCGGCTTCCTTAACACCTCAGCCAATATCATTTTCATGCTATTTGTCGATCCTAAGTCCTCGATTATTACCGATCAGGCTTTGCGGGGCAACCGCCCCTACGCCGATGTCAAAGCCCTGGTCGTTTTTTTGATGAGTGCCAAGCTTCTGGGAACATTCCTGGGACAATTGCTGCTGGTTCCGCTGGCCCAGGCGATTGCTGCTTTTTATCTTTAGTTTTCGTTTCCGATTTGCAGCATTGCGTAATTTGGGATATGCTTTTGAAGCCAGTAAGCAAATCAATACGCTTTCTATCGGCGAATCTCATGATATATTTCCGCTAAAGTAGCCCTAACCGGCTACTTTTTTTGCTTCTCAGTTATATCATTTGCGCATTTTGCTCATACTGTACATAAAGTACAGCATATGATACTATTGGAGGTGAGGGAGGAATGACCATGTTGACTGAATTACAGTTTACTGAAGCCAGAAGTCAGTTTTCAACCCTGTATGATTCTGTATTTAACTCTTTTAATCCTGCCATTGTAAAAAGAAAGCAGACCGAACAAATCGCGATGCTTCGGGTTGATCTGCTCAAGATGATACTGGATGATTATAAATTAAATCCGGAAGTTATTCAGGAAGACGATGGCTCAATAACACTTGCCCTTGACACACTTGAGATTTATGTCAACAACTCGACATTAGATTTAGCCGCTGCGGACTTAATTGAAGACCTTAAGCTCTATGCTCAAGATTATTTAAAACGTTCCCAGTTATTTCTCCATTCGCCAAACCGAACACACCATTTTCCCTATATATTGAGGATTATGTTGTGCGAAAACGATGATGAAATCCGTGCGCTGGCAGGATTATAAACTATGGCACCAAAGTTTGGAGATTTGAAGCATTTTTGTGATAAAAACGGTTGGATCATGGTCCGGAACACGGATCATTGGTACTATGAAAAAGTCCTGAATGATGGAACTCTTCTACGAACCAAAATAAGCCATGCCGTTAGCAAAGAGATTCCTCAAAATCTATGGGATAGAATTCTGCGCAAACAACTTCATATAACTGAGAAAGATTTTTGGAAAGGACTTTAATGGGCCTTGAAAACTATTTGTATCATCCGTCAAAGCAACCCTAACCGGTTGCTTTTTTTGCTCTGCCGGTTTTCATTTTGCTCGCCCATGAACAACGAACGCTATACCAGCCGCCAATAACCCCACAACGGCTGAAACCAGCGTTTTAAAAACTGCCATATGCTTTATGCTTTCAGCAAAGTATTCCATCGGTGGAGCATATAATTTAATCCGAAAACCTGGCCAATAGCAAAGCATCAAATATGCGGCGATAAACACAACAACAAATAAAATTAAAGAAGTAATCGGCTTTTGCATTGATCCTTCCTGCTTTCCCACCTCAAAATGTAAATTATCTTGTCTATGATTTCGGATAATGTTCATAAATTTGCTGTCACACAGTGTATCTTGAAGAGTCGAGGACGGCATTGTCTTAGGCA
Protein-coding regions in this window:
- a CDS encoding exoribonuclease R, with translation MTMLTELQFTEARSQFSTLYDSVFNSFNPAIVKRKQTEQIAMLRVDLLKMILDDYKLNPEVIQEDDGSITLALDTLEIYVNNSTLDLAAADLIEDLKLYAQDYLKRSQLFLHSPNRTHHFPYILRIMLCENDDEIRALAGL